The Eubacteriaceae bacterium Marseille-Q4139 genome has a window encoding:
- a CDS encoding DUF3810 domain-containing protein — MVRKKIGGKDKMERNWKKWTGRLALLGAVLFLAGGALLLAARRISGFSDWYSAHVYPVLVASVGRIFGLFPFSAVEMFLYLSVLLAVFWAVRHWRRPFFVIASVFCYCGALLFLYAANCGINYYRKPFSAYLGLETGKAGRDDLYDLCAWLTDQVNEASKTRGETYEETVEKRGAMTMEALSETYPALSGFYPQPKPVAVSWILSVQQCSGVYSPFTIEANYNQDMTSYNIPHTICHELSHLRGFMREDEANFIGYLACLNSPFSDYNYSGYLCGWIYAGNALAKEDYEAYVSLYGRLEPEVREDLAENSAFWAKYEGKVAEAADKVNNTYLKANGQPEGTKTYGRAVDLMLADFLENRKDSSCNRDMKMVK, encoded by the coding sequence ATGGTAAGAAAAAAAATCGGGGGAAAAGACAAAATGGAGAGAAATTGGAAAAAATGGACAGGACGATTGGCCCTTTTGGGAGCTGTGTTATTTTTGGCCGGCGGTGCACTTCTTTTGGCCGCCAGGCGCATTTCCGGCTTTTCCGACTGGTATTCTGCCCATGTTTACCCGGTTCTTGTGGCGTCCGTAGGCCGGATTTTCGGACTTTTTCCGTTTTCCGCGGTGGAGATGTTCCTCTATCTCTCTGTCCTCCTGGCTGTTTTCTGGGCCGTGCGCCACTGGAGGCGGCCGTTTTTCGTGATTGCATCGGTTTTCTGTTACTGCGGGGCGCTTCTTTTCCTCTATGCGGCAAACTGCGGGATCAATTATTACCGAAAGCCGTTTTCCGCTTATCTCGGCCTGGAGACGGGAAAGGCGGGCCGTGACGACCTTTACGACCTCTGTGCATGGCTGACAGACCAGGTCAACGAGGCGTCAAAGACCCGCGGGGAGACGTATGAAGAAACCGTGGAGAAGCGGGGAGCCATGACTATGGAGGCGCTTTCTGAAACGTACCCGGCCCTTTCCGGCTTTTATCCGCAGCCGAAGCCGGTGGCCGTCTCCTGGATTCTCTCTGTCCAGCAGTGTTCCGGCGTCTATTCGCCGTTTACGATTGAGGCCAACTATAACCAGGACATGACATCTTACAACATCCCTCACACGATTTGCCATGAGCTCTCCCATCTGCGCGGGTTCATGCGGGAGGACGAGGCAAATTTTATCGGGTACCTGGCCTGTCTGAACTCGCCGTTTTCGGACTATAATTACAGTGGGTACTTATGCGGATGGATTTATGCCGGAAATGCCCTGGCGAAGGAGGACTACGAGGCGTATGTCTCCCTTTACGGCCGCCTGGAGCCGGAGGTTCGTGAGGATCTTGCGGAAAACAGCGCTTTTTGGGCGAAATATGAGGGAAAAGTGGCCGAAGCCGCCGATAAGGTCAACAATACCTACTTAAAGGCCAACGGCCAGCCGGAGGGGACGAAGACCTACGGGCGGGCTGTGGATCTGATGCTTGCGGATTTCCTGGAAAACCGCAAGGATTCTTCTTGTAACCGGGATATGAAAATGGTAAAATAA
- the glgB gene encoding 1,4-alpha-glucan branching protein GlgB, whose product MDKILYDLMDWAGIEELVYSEADEPQKLLGAHVVKEGLLIQAYIPNAKKLDVLLDGKRYPMELADEGGFFAVLLDRRELSPYRFAAEYEDGDTEEFDDPYSYRFRSLFTDSDLKKFVAGIYYDSYKKLGAHPAKNDGVDGVHFAVWAPEAMRVSVVGDFNFWDGRRHQMRRIGDSGIFEIFIPGVRPGMIYKYEVKTKSGIPMLKADPYGNFAELRPNTASVVWDIDAYQWQDAGWMEKRKAVRKTEAPMSVYEVHLGSWMQKAVETDENGEAINGSQFYNYREIAGKLAEYVKEMGYTHVELMPVMEHPLDASWGYQVTGYYAPTSRYGTPDDFKAFMDYMHGQGIGVILDWVPAHFPRDSYGLAAFDGTCLYEHLDPRQGSHPHWGTLIYNYGRPQVSNFLISNALFWAKEYHADGIRMDAVASMLYLDYGKNAGEWVPNIYGGHENLEAVEFLKHLNSIFKKETGGALLIAEESTAWPMITGDVKDGGLGFDYKWNMGWMNDFLGYMQCDPYFRNQHYNELTFSMLYAYSEKFMLVFSHDEVVHGKGSMAGKMPGDTFEKKFANLRAAYGFMTGHPGKKLLFMGQDFGQIDEWNENRSLEWELLEYPLHSQMKEYVKALNQLYASHPALYELDDEPEGFQWINCTYQADNIAIFIRRSKKPEETLLFVCNFAPVPHEKFRIGVPFAGKYKEILNSDAVPFGGSGMGNPRAKSSKKEEWDERENSIQINIPPMAVCVFQCTPEPAGKKGVSKGKKAVTSKKPEAKKAAGRTQEKAAGKKEETKKPEPETAAGTGARKAGTSEALKEKEPEISETVKKGRKGRASEALDMISERVGRLIKK is encoded by the coding sequence ATGGATAAAATTTTATACGATCTTATGGACTGGGCCGGGATTGAAGAGCTTGTGTATTCGGAGGCGGACGAGCCGCAGAAGCTTTTAGGAGCGCATGTGGTGAAAGAGGGGCTTCTGATTCAGGCGTATATCCCCAATGCAAAAAAGCTGGACGTCCTGCTGGACGGAAAAAGATACCCGATGGAGCTGGCCGATGAGGGCGGCTTTTTCGCCGTTCTTTTAGACCGGCGTGAGCTTTCGCCCTACCGCTTTGCGGCGGAATATGAGGACGGAGACACGGAAGAGTTTGACGATCCCTATTCCTACCGGTTCCGTTCCCTGTTTACGGATTCGGATTTAAAGAAGTTTGTGGCCGGTATTTATTATGATTCCTATAAGAAGCTGGGCGCCCATCCGGCAAAAAATGACGGTGTGGACGGCGTACATTTTGCCGTGTGGGCTCCGGAGGCCATGCGCGTGAGCGTCGTCGGCGATTTTAACTTCTGGGACGGAAGGCGCCACCAGATGCGCCGCATCGGCGATTCCGGCATCTTTGAAATTTTCATTCCGGGAGTGAGACCCGGCATGATTTATAAATATGAAGTAAAGACGAAAAGCGGCATTCCGATGCTAAAGGCAGACCCCTATGGGAACTTCGCGGAGCTGCGCCCCAACACGGCTTCCGTTGTCTGGGATATTGACGCGTACCAGTGGCAGGATGCCGGCTGGATGGAGAAGCGCAAGGCCGTCCGGAAAACAGAAGCGCCCATGTCGGTCTATGAGGTGCATCTCGGTTCCTGGATGCAGAAGGCCGTGGAGACAGATGAAAACGGCGAGGCTATCAACGGGAGCCAGTTCTACAACTACCGGGAGATCGCTGGGAAGCTGGCGGAATACGTGAAGGAGATGGGCTATACCCATGTGGAACTGATGCCGGTCATGGAACATCCCCTCGACGCCTCCTGGGGCTACCAGGTGACGGGCTATTATGCGCCCACAAGCCGCTACGGGACGCCGGATGACTTTAAGGCTTTCATGGATTACATGCATGGACAAGGCATCGGCGTGATTTTAGACTGGGTTCCGGCCCATTTCCCGCGGGATTCCTACGGCCTGGCGGCCTTCGACGGGACATGCCTTTATGAGCACCTCGACCCGCGCCAGGGGAGCCATCCCCACTGGGGGACGTTAATCTACAACTATGGTCGCCCGCAGGTTTCCAACTTCCTGATCTCCAACGCCCTCTTCTGGGCAAAAGAGTACCACGCCGACGGAATCCGCATGGATGCGGTGGCTTCCATGCTGTATCTGGATTACGGGAAAAATGCCGGCGAGTGGGTGCCGAACATCTACGGCGGCCATGAGAACCTGGAGGCCGTGGAGTTCTTAAAGCATCTGAATTCGATCTTTAAAAAGGAGACCGGCGGCGCGCTCCTGATTGCTGAGGAATCGACGGCATGGCCGATGATTACCGGCGATGTGAAAGACGGCGGGCTTGGCTTCGACTATAAATGGAACATGGGCTGGATGAACGATTTCCTGGGATACATGCAGTGCGACCCGTATTTCAGGAACCAGCATTACAATGAGCTGACCTTCAGCATGCTGTATGCGTACAGCGAGAAGTTCATGCTGGTATTCTCCCATGACGAGGTGGTTCACGGAAAGGGCTCCATGGCAGGGAAGATGCCGGGAGACACTTTTGAAAAGAAGTTTGCGAACCTGCGGGCGGCATACGGCTTTATGACGGGCCATCCGGGAAAGAAGCTTCTCTTCATGGGCCAGGATTTCGGCCAGATCGACGAATGGAACGAGAACCGCTCTCTCGAGTGGGAGCTTCTGGAATATCCGCTCCACAGCCAGATGAAGGAATATGTAAAGGCCTTAAACCAGCTTTATGCGAGCCATCCGGCCCTTTATGAGCTGGACGATGAGCCGGAGGGCTTCCAGTGGATCAACTGCACCTACCAGGCAGACAACATCGCCATTTTTATCAGGCGGTCGAAGAAGCCGGAGGAGACGCTGCTCTTTGTCTGCAACTTTGCACCGGTGCCCCATGAAAAATTCCGCATCGGCGTGCCCTTTGCAGGAAAATACAAGGAGATCTTAAACAGTGACGCCGTACCGTTCGGCGGAAGCGGCATGGGAAATCCGCGGGCGAAGTCGTCAAAGAAGGAGGAATGGGACGAGAGGGAGAATTCCATCCAGATCAACATTCCGCCGATGGCCGTCTGTGTGTTCCAGTGTACGCCGGAGCCGGCCGGAAAGAAGGGCGTTTCCAAGGGAAAGAAAGCAGTGACGTCTAAGAAGCCGGAGGCAAAAAAGGCTGCGGGCAGGACACAGGAGAAGGCGGCAGGCAAAAAAGAAGAAACAAAGAAGCCGGAGCCGGAAACGGCTGCGGGAACCGGCGCCAGGAAGGCCGGGACATCAGAAGCCTTAAAAGAAAAAGAACCGGAAATATCGGAGACGGTAAAAAAAGGCCGGAAAGGGAGAGCCTCGGAGGCTCTGGACATGATTTCCGAGCGGGTCGGCCGTCTGATTAAGAAATAA
- a CDS encoding mechanosensitive ion channel family protein produces the protein METVKGWGPQALDFAVRLALAALILIVGFKVIGIIRKMVRRSLERAEVEITLLRFLDALLNAVLLFLLIFMAAQQLGMNTASIVAVTGSAGLALGLALQGSLANFAGGVLILFMKPFRVDDYIVTEEGEGTVYSIGLVYTTLLSIDNKKVVIPNGTLSNMTITNVTTMEKRRLDLTVTIGYQADLKRAKELLETLYADSPEIIKEDGITVYVDSLTGNGVVIGVRGWVKTEDYWPLRWRLLEEIKLTFEREGIEIPYNYMNVRMIGEK, from the coding sequence ATGGAAACGGTGAAAGGCTGGGGGCCGCAGGCTCTTGACTTTGCAGTCCGGCTGGCGCTTGCGGCGCTGATTCTGATTGTCGGCTTTAAGGTGATCGGCATCATCCGGAAAATGGTGAGGCGTTCGCTGGAGCGGGCAGAGGTGGAGATCACGCTGCTCCGGTTCCTGGATGCACTGCTCAATGCTGTGCTGCTGTTTCTTCTTATTTTTATGGCAGCCCAGCAGCTTGGCATGAACACAGCCTCCATCGTGGCAGTCACAGGTTCGGCCGGCCTGGCCCTCGGCCTGGCGCTCCAGGGCAGCCTGGCGAATTTCGCAGGCGGCGTCCTGATTCTCTTTATGAAGCCCTTCCGTGTCGATGACTATATCGTGACGGAGGAGGGCGAGGGAACGGTCTACTCCATCGGCCTGGTGTACACGACGCTGCTGTCCATCGACAATAAGAAAGTTGTGATTCCCAACGGGACGCTGTCCAATATGACCATCACCAACGTGACGACTATGGAGAAGCGGCGGCTGGATCTGACGGTGACAATCGGATACCAGGCGGATCTTAAGCGTGCAAAGGAGCTATTGGAGACGCTTTATGCGGACAGCCCGGAGATTATAAAGGAAGACGGGATCACTGTTTATGTGGACAGCCTGACGGGAAACGGTGTCGTGATTGGCGTCCGTGGCTGGGTGAAGACCGAAGATTACTGGCCTTTGAGATGGAGGCTTTTGGAAGAAATCAAGCTTACGTTTGAGCGGGAGGGGATCGAAATCCCGTACAATTACATGAATGTCCGGATGATAGGGGAGAAGTAG
- a CDS encoding HD domain-containing protein yields MIQKAAEFAEKAHEGKFRKGTSVPYIVHPLETAAIVSGMTGDEEVICAALLHDVIEDAGVTYEELEKQFGARVAGLVQAESEDKTKSWQERKQTTVLHMETAPVEVKMICLGDKLSNLRSTAADLLLKGESVWEKFREKDKRKHEWYYRSIYARLSGLEKETAYAEYGMLLQKIFGQ; encoded by the coding sequence ATGATACAGAAAGCGGCAGAGTTTGCAGAAAAAGCACATGAAGGGAAATTCCGGAAGGGCACGTCGGTGCCGTACATTGTCCACCCGCTTGAGACAGCGGCCATTGTCTCCGGGATGACCGGGGACGAGGAAGTCATCTGTGCGGCGCTGCTCCACGATGTGATCGAGGATGCTGGCGTGACGTATGAGGAGCTTGAGAAGCAGTTCGGCGCCCGCGTGGCCGGCCTTGTGCAGGCGGAGAGTGAGGACAAGACAAAAAGCTGGCAGGAGCGGAAACAGACGACCGTTCTCCACATGGAGACGGCCCCCGTGGAGGTGAAGATGATCTGCCTCGGCGATAAGTTAAGCAACCTGAGAAGTACGGCGGCGGACCTGCTTTTAAAGGGGGAGTCTGTCTGGGAGAAATTCCGGGAAAAGGACAAGAGGAAGCATGAATGGTACTACCGGAGTATTTACGCGCGGCTTTCCGGGCTGGAAAAAGAGACGGCATACGCGGAGTACGGGATGCTGCTTCAAAAGATTTTCGGGCAGTAA
- a CDS encoding polysaccharide deacetylase family protein, whose product MRFFKRKNAVLTAAAAAVMTLGLSMSALAAESMGAVYSIFQNGIGWSSNSGDNTYAQASPGSYVTAMKATLSNQPAGMTGTIIYQVNLSGSGWLTWEENFSQNGTTTTTMPLEAVRIQLTGQLAENYDVYYSVYENGAWTDLVMNGQTAGTEGRGLRVDGLRIAITAKGAGAPAEPKPVGRVIDPNKPMVALTFDDGPSKYTPRILDSLEANGGAATFFMVGNRIGSYTDTVKRMAAIGSEPASHTWNHGYITKMSESELLTNLGQVDAAVQSAAGVTPKLLRPPGGFLNDASKAALAKKGVPAIMWSIDTLDWKTKNAQTTVDTVLNNVKDGDIILMHDLYAPSAEAAEILIPELTKRGYQLVTVSEMASLRGGMKAGASYNKFRP is encoded by the coding sequence ATGAGATTTTTTAAACGAAAGAACGCCGTTTTAACGGCAGCGGCAGCCGCCGTCATGACTCTTGGCTTATCCATGAGCGCGCTGGCGGCTGAGAGCATGGGCGCTGTGTACAGCATTTTCCAGAACGGGATCGGCTGGAGCAGCAACAGCGGCGATAATACTTACGCCCAGGCATCGCCGGGCAGCTACGTGACGGCCATGAAGGCGACGCTCTCCAACCAGCCGGCGGGAATGACGGGGACGATCATCTATCAGGTCAATTTGAGCGGCTCCGGCTGGCTCACCTGGGAGGAGAATTTCTCCCAGAACGGGACGACAACGACGACGATGCCCCTGGAGGCAGTTCGAATCCAGCTTACGGGCCAGCTTGCGGAGAATTACGATGTCTATTATTCCGTCTATGAAAACGGTGCATGGACAGATCTTGTCATGAACGGACAGACGGCAGGAACGGAGGGGCGTGGCCTGCGGGTCGACGGGCTGCGGATTGCAATTACGGCAAAGGGCGCCGGCGCACCGGCAGAGCCAAAGCCGGTGGGACGTGTGATTGACCCGAATAAGCCGATGGTGGCCCTGACCTTTGATGACGGCCCGTCGAAGTACACGCCGCGGATTCTGGATTCTCTGGAAGCCAACGGCGGCGCGGCAACCTTTTTCATGGTGGGGAACCGTATCGGGAGCTATACCGATACGGTGAAACGGATGGCAGCCATCGGCAGTGAGCCGGCAAGCCATACATGGAACCACGGATACATAACGAAGATGTCGGAGAGCGAGCTGCTCACAAACCTGGGCCAGGTGGATGCGGCAGTCCAGTCGGCAGCCGGTGTGACGCCGAAGCTCTTAAGGCCGCCGGGAGGCTTTTTAAACGACGCTTCAAAGGCCGCTCTTGCAAAGAAAGGCGTGCCTGCAATCATGTGGAGCATTGATACGCTGGACTGGAAGACGAAAAATGCCCAGACGACCGTGGATACGGTGCTTAACAATGTCAAGGACGGTGACATCATCCTGATGCACGATCTGTACGCGCCGTCTGCCGAGGCAGCGGAGATCCTGATCCCTGAGCTTACCAAGCGCGGCTATCAGCTTGTGACGGTCAGCGAGATGGCGAGCCTGCGCGGCGGAATGAAGGCAGGTGCATCCTACAATAAGTTCCGGCCATAA
- a CDS encoding polysaccharide deacetylase family protein, translated as MKNRDFFFQLPENAVFWLLLLFLAAGSASSLYGKATGRIETAASGRVLSPISVISPQAASSALAPITQVSGCGPLCALTFDVTSAKDDPRPVLAALESAGVNATFFLSEDWVLSHPEETKALSESGHEIGLTSAASENHRGLSKSELRARLVSLAETVRTLTGQTPSLFRPPYGDPENPITDAASDLGYAVIGASCDSLDWKDYGSEAIAAQILNECEPESGSILQFRGGAKYTAAALEPILSGLQGLGLSATTVSGLFPDS; from the coding sequence ATGAAAAACCGTGATTTCTTTTTCCAGCTTCCCGAAAATGCCGTTTTCTGGCTGCTCCTTCTCTTTCTTGCCGCCGGATCCGCCTCCTCCCTTTATGGAAAGGCAACCGGACGGATCGAAACAGCCGCCTCGGGGCGTGTGCTCTCACCAATCTCGGTGATCTCCCCGCAGGCGGCTTCTTCTGCCCTGGCGCCCATCACGCAGGTCTCCGGCTGCGGCCCGCTCTGCGCCCTGACCTTTGACGTGACGTCGGCTAAGGACGATCCAAGGCCTGTCCTTGCTGCCCTCGAATCTGCCGGAGTGAACGCCACCTTTTTCCTGTCGGAAGACTGGGTGCTCTCCCATCCGGAGGAGACGAAGGCGCTTTCAGAAAGCGGCCATGAAATCGGCCTGACGTCTGCCGCCTCGGAAAATCACCGCGGCCTGTCAAAATCCGAGCTGCGCGCCCGCCTCGTCTCCCTCGCGGAAACGGTCCGGACACTTACCGGCCAGACGCCGTCCCTGTTCCGGCCGCCATACGGAGACCCGGAAAATCCCATCACCGATGCAGCCTCTGACCTGGGATATGCCGTCATCGGGGCAAGCTGTGACAGCCTGGACTGGAAGGACTACGGCTCTGAAGCCATTGCCGCACAGATTCTTAACGAGTGTGAACCAGAAAGCGGCAGCATTCTCCAGTTCCGCGGCGGAGCCAAATACACGGCCGCCGCCTTGGAGCCGATCCTTTCCGGGCTCCAGGGACTCGGCCTCTCTGCGACGACGGTATCCGGGCTTTTCCCGGATTCGTGA
- a CDS encoding pyridoxamine 5'-phosphate oxidase family protein, with product MFREMRRKRQALSKEACEAVLASCTCGVLAVSGDDGYPYAVPLSYVYEDGKFFFHCAKSGHKLDAIDRNHKVSFCVVEKDEIVPEEYTTYFRSVIAFGQIRRLEDDTEKRAAIEKLAARYAPDDSAENRASAIDKEWAPLCMLELDVEHMTGKEAIELTKKRGG from the coding sequence ATGTTCAGAGAAATGCGAAGAAAGCGCCAGGCCCTCTCAAAGGAGGCGTGCGAGGCTGTCCTGGCCTCCTGCACCTGCGGCGTCCTGGCCGTATCCGGGGACGACGGCTATCCCTATGCCGTTCCCTTAAGCTATGTCTATGAAGACGGGAAATTTTTCTTCCACTGTGCCAAATCCGGCCACAAGCTTGACGCCATAGACAGAAACCATAAGGTTTCATTCTGCGTCGTGGAAAAGGACGAGATTGTCCCGGAAGAGTACACTACTTATTTCCGAAGCGTCATTGCCTTTGGACAGATCCGCCGCCTGGAGGATGACACCGAAAAGCGGGCGGCCATTGAAAAGCTGGCGGCCAGGTATGCGCCGGACGACAGCGCAGAAAACCGGGCCAGCGCCATCGACAAGGAATGGGCTCCGCTCTGCATGCTGGAGCTTGACGTGGAACATATGACCGGCAAGGAAGCTATCGAGCTTACAAAGAAGCGCGGGGGCTGA
- a CDS encoding AbgT family transporter: MAKNKKGSLMDRFLNVIEYGCNKLPSPFTMFMWLFLFIAVLSLIFSMLGVSVTSPSDGSEVVVQNFFSQEGLSWFLKSVTTNFSGFASLGLVLSMTLGISLCEQVGLVDSLLKKSMANVSAGIVPYVVALIGTCGNLASDTCSVLVPPLAAIAFLGVGRSPVAGLMCGWIAANAGFSANLMIAGTDSLLAGITNTSIQVLLGSDTTFTVDSACNWFFMVASTFLVTIVVGWCTNHLLEPRVGKYHGEAALSKEELTPIQLKGLRNSGIVLLVYVAVIVIGIVAGPLANPETGGIVGSLFLSGLIPIILLMFVLCGIAYGVTTGVIKNERDVTSRFTKAMAGMGSFVAFCFAAGQFTALFNWTKIGTVIAIAGANFLQGVGFTGAPMFVGIIILTIMINLFMSSGSAKWTILGPIFVPMLMLLGYHPAFTQLIYRIGDSPTNALAPLSPYLYMCLAVMNEKYDKDMKLGSFLAPCIPTVAAVQVLWIAFLLLWYFVGLPLGPGAPIYLPAGII, from the coding sequence ATGGCAAAGAACAAAAAAGGTTCATTGATGGACCGCTTTCTAAATGTAATCGAATATGGATGCAACAAGCTTCCCAGCCCATTCACCATGTTCATGTGGCTGTTCCTGTTTATTGCAGTTCTATCCCTGATTTTTTCCATGCTGGGTGTATCCGTGACGAGTCCGTCAGACGGGTCAGAGGTAGTCGTTCAGAACTTCTTCTCACAGGAAGGCTTATCCTGGTTCCTCAAAAGCGTTACCACGAACTTCAGCGGCTTCGCTTCTCTCGGCCTGGTACTGTCCATGACATTAGGTATCAGCCTCTGTGAGCAGGTCGGACTGGTTGACAGCCTTCTGAAAAAAAGTATGGCCAACGTATCCGCAGGGATTGTTCCCTATGTGGTTGCCCTGATCGGTACCTGCGGAAACCTGGCTTCCGATACGTGCAGCGTTCTCGTTCCGCCGCTCGCAGCCATCGCTTTCCTGGGCGTCGGCAGAAGCCCGGTGGCCGGCCTCATGTGCGGATGGATTGCCGCTAACGCCGGTTTCTCTGCGAACCTGATGATCGCCGGAACCGACTCTCTTTTAGCCGGTATCACCAACACCTCGATCCAGGTGCTTCTTGGAAGCGACACTACTTTCACCGTTGACAGCGCCTGCAACTGGTTCTTCATGGTTGCTTCTACCTTCCTTGTAACCATCGTTGTCGGCTGGTGCACGAACCATCTCCTTGAGCCCCGTGTCGGAAAATATCACGGCGAAGCGGCCTTAAGCAAGGAGGAACTGACCCCCATCCAGTTAAAGGGTCTCCGCAACAGCGGAATCGTTCTGTTAGTCTATGTTGCAGTTATCGTGATCGGAATCGTTGCCGGCCCTCTGGCAAATCCGGAAACCGGCGGAATCGTCGGCAGCCTTTTCTTAAGCGGCCTGATCCCGATTATCCTTTTAATGTTTGTTCTTTGCGGTATTGCCTACGGCGTTACCACAGGTGTGATTAAAAATGAGCGCGACGTGACGAGCCGTTTTACAAAGGCCATGGCCGGCATGGGCTCTTTCGTTGCTTTCTGTTTCGCCGCCGGACAGTTCACGGCTCTGTTTAACTGGACGAAGATCGGTACGGTCATCGCCATTGCAGGCGCCAATTTCCTTCAGGGTGTCGGCTTTACCGGTGCACCCATGTTTGTCGGCATCATCATCCTGACCATCATGATTAACCTGTTCATGAGCTCCGGTTCTGCAAAATGGACCATTTTGGGTCCGATTTTCGTTCCCATGCTCATGCTGCTGGGATATCATCCGGCCTTTACACAGTTAATTTACCGTATCGGTGACTCCCCGACCAATGCTCTTGCGCCGCTGTCTCCGTACCTGTACATGTGTCTGGCCGTTATGAACGAAAAGTACGATAAGGACATGAAGCTGGGAAGCTTCCTTGCTCCGTGTATCCCCACTGTTGCCGCCGTTCAGGTACTCTGGATCGCTTTCCTGCTTCTCTGGTACTTTGTCGGTCTTCCGCTTGGACCTGGAGCACCGATTTATCTTCCGGCAGGAATTATCTAA